The following proteins are encoded in a genomic region of Methanoculleus bourgensis MS2:
- a CDS encoding DegT/DnrJ/EryC1/StrS family aminotransferase has protein sequence MLARFGSYLNIEEIVDCIHSDRVLDEDTIREFERKFAHYIGAPRCFATNQARAGLLIALKSLPISPGDEVIVQSFTFQGVIDAILDAGGQPVLIDNSPDDLNADVGAIEKSVTEKTKVIIATHLFGVPCDIDAISSLARENGCYVIEDCAQCLGAAFGGKGVGTFGDMSIFSFNYEKHMTTGQGGILAVNNRDLIGAVEKTVDTYRRVPLNPEKCFVYGMLLEHLALERPQYKTRLTATFGEECYRRDGKLFEEMDGLVEAGATEEGIRAALLPYLEKHVRRSRSRVQLGILPEWASRRLLSFRDRFRTPPRKRVESEHLLMNTYRAAVGCIALDHLDAVNRTRNENTERYLAELDGHDAYGMLTISGKKQPAFLKLNVLNNTSYSVPEITRKARKRGFELGNFQWPKPVHLTYPYDVLVPHRREDLQTSEYIAGHLINVPIHYYVTPEDITSIVEFLTQIGSRRTA, from the coding sequence ATGTTGGCCAGATTTGGTTCATACCTGAACATCGAAGAGATCGTGGATTGCATCCATTCTGACCGGGTGCTCGACGAGGATACGATTAGAGAGTTTGAGAGAAAGTTCGCACACTATATCGGTGCTCCCAGGTGTTTCGCAACAAACCAGGCGCGTGCAGGCCTCCTCATAGCGCTGAAATCTCTCCCGATATCACCCGGGGATGAGGTGATCGTCCAGAGTTTCACGTTTCAGGGCGTTATCGACGCTATCCTGGACGCGGGGGGACAACCTGTTCTCATCGACAACTCGCCTGATGATCTGAACGCGGACGTCGGGGCAATCGAGAAGAGTGTGACAGAGAAGACTAAAGTTATTATTGCAACGCACCTCTTTGGAGTTCCCTGTGATATCGATGCGATCTCTTCCCTTGCACGTGAGAACGGGTGTTATGTGATAGAAGACTGCGCCCAGTGTCTTGGTGCCGCCTTTGGTGGGAAAGGCGTCGGCACGTTCGGGGATATGTCGATATTCAGTTTCAACTACGAGAAACATATGACGACCGGCCAGGGAGGGATCCTCGCCGTCAACAACCGCGACCTGATCGGTGCTGTTGAAAAAACCGTCGACACCTACCGGAGGGTGCCCCTGAATCCGGAGAAGTGTTTTGTCTACGGGATGCTTCTTGAGCATCTTGCACTGGAACGGCCGCAATACAAGACGAGACTGACGGCGACGTTTGGAGAAGAATGCTACCGGCGTGATGGGAAGTTGTTTGAGGAGATGGATGGCCTGGTGGAGGCGGGCGCCACAGAGGAGGGGATCCGGGCGGCGCTCCTCCCGTACCTGGAAAAACATGTCAGGAGGTCACGATCAAGGGTTCAGCTGGGGATCCTTCCGGAATGGGCTTCCCGTCGATTACTCAGTTTCAGGGATAGGTTCAGGACCCCTCCCCGCAAGCGTGTGGAGTCTGAGCACCTGCTCATGAACACCTACAGGGCAGCAGTCGGTTGTATCGCGCTGGACCATCTCGATGCCGTAAACAGGACCAGGAATGAGAATACGGAGCGGTATCTTGCCGAACTGGATGGGCATGATGCATACGGCATGCTCACTATATCGGGAAAAAAGCAACCGGCGTTCCTGAAGCTGAACGTGCTCAACAATACCTCATACAGTGTTCCAGAGATCACCAGGAAGGCGCGGAAGCGTGGGTTTGAGCTTGGAAACTTCCAGTGGCCCAAGCCTGTCCACCTCACCTACCCCTATGACGTCCTTGTCCCGCACCGGAGGGAGGATCTACAGACGAGTGAATATATCGCGGGTCATCTCATCAACGTCCCCATCCACTATTACGTTACCCCTGAGGATATCACCAGCATCGTGGAGTTCCTCACCCAGATAGGCTCACGGAGAACCGCATGA
- a CDS encoding GNAT family N-acetyltransferase, translated as MSELEVCEIPPEDYTRWDDVVKESVEGTVFHLSDWVTTVGGLTGRRTTILGVYRQDDLLGGCALYVRPFPVLSLATTDASMTPFGGVCILPSESIKGKKQLLHRHSIMGALRDHLAAHFDAVHLTNSPGLVDIRPFTWDGWKSNVLFTNYLVLKDAVADATSRTVRNALKRAAKNGISAEKKIDSGAYNDLFRRTFQRQDLAPPVPEKFLNGMISLIGSRKLGEMWCAKTPSGEIATSTIVVWDRRHAHAWSAAADPELRETEAHTYLFTEICKDLQSRGFEGFNLQTGNTPRLTAFYASYNPVLTPYYQVAKIAPRARAAYAAKNTIDTFIGRRW; from the coding sequence ATGTCTGAACTCGAGGTATGTGAAATCCCGCCGGAAGACTACACCCGATGGGATGATGTTGTGAAGGAGTCTGTCGAGGGGACCGTCTTTCACCTGAGCGACTGGGTAACGACTGTTGGAGGATTAACCGGGAGGAGGACCACGATTCTAGGAGTCTATAGGCAGGACGACCTTCTTGGAGGCTGTGCGCTCTACGTGCGCCCGTTCCCGGTGCTCTCCCTCGCAACGACAGACGCTTCCATGACGCCGTTTGGAGGGGTCTGCATCCTCCCATCAGAGAGCATAAAAGGCAAGAAACAACTGCTCCACAGGCACTCGATCATGGGGGCGCTCAGGGACCACCTGGCAGCGCACTTCGATGCAGTCCACCTGACGAACTCTCCCGGGCTTGTGGATATACGCCCGTTCACCTGGGACGGGTGGAAGAGCAACGTGCTCTTTACCAACTATCTCGTGCTGAAAGATGCCGTTGCCGACGCCACGTCACGGACCGTGAGGAACGCCCTGAAACGGGCAGCAAAGAACGGGATCTCCGCAGAGAAAAAGATCGACAGCGGGGCATACAATGATCTCTTCCGGAGAACGTTCCAGAGACAGGATCTTGCACCGCCGGTCCCTGAAAAATTTCTCAATGGTATGATCTCCCTGATCGGTTCGAGGAAACTCGGTGAGATGTGGTGCGCCAAAACACCGTCAGGAGAGATCGCGACCTCAACAATTGTTGTCTGGGACAGACGGCACGCACACGCATGGTCGGCAGCAGCCGACCCGGAACTGAGGGAGACAGAGGCGCATACGTATCTTTTCACCGAGATCTGCAAGGATCTACAAAGCCGTGGATTTGAGGGGTTCAACCTCCAGACAGGCAATACACCACGGTTGACGGCGTTTTACGCGAGTTATAATCCAGTCCTGACCCCTTACTACCAGGTCGCAAAGATTGCCCCCAGGGCAAGAGCCGCCTACGCCGCCAAGAATACCATTGATACCTTTATCGGGCGCAGATGGTAA
- a CDS encoding sodium:solute symporter family protein — translation MADLITFVLIGLYFVVLIGIGSWASKKIHNTEDYILAGRSLGFWVFTILIICSVCSGMTLLGVSGFGYSSGWPGIWEQIFVPLAASFCIIVFGVKLHAVGKERGYMTVQDYLADRFESPRALRGLSAVSGIIVSLVYLVGQYTAISIVLVWLFGIPHWEALLISGVIITAYTVVGGLYAVSWTTLIQGGILILGVFLMAPFVIVSAGGLSHINTVLAGVDPNFVEPWFPSPAYAPYAFATPEFLVSFGILLMVGLACAPHVINNVLAAKEARYFKWAPLVAFGIYGVVMFLVKFTGFAVRSLVEEGTIVLPATVNAQDFAFISGVEYAMPNVALWALFAVIVLAAVMSTTDRLMLTVGTMFAWDIYKNILRPSAPDKEVLLVSKVAVVVAAGSTLWLAINPPPMLAWLIWMGIGVMLATFAVPLLAGLYWRGATREGAIASMGLGLVAATVFGYWHQFVAPLPVHFSLYALVISALTMVVVSLVTASNSRDALDNTQTGWFIQSP, via the coding sequence ATGGCTGACCTGATAACGTTTGTACTGATCGGGCTCTACTTTGTCGTGCTCATCGGCATCGGGAGCTGGGCCTCGAAGAAGATCCATAATACCGAGGACTATATCCTCGCCGGGAGGTCGCTTGGGTTCTGGGTCTTCACGATCCTGATCATCTGCTCGGTCTGCAGCGGCATGACCCTGCTCGGTGTCAGCGGGTTCGGCTACTCCTCAGGCTGGCCTGGGATATGGGAACAGATCTTTGTGCCGCTCGCGGCCTCGTTCTGCATCATCGTCTTCGGGGTGAAACTCCACGCTGTCGGGAAGGAGCGGGGCTACATGACTGTCCAGGATTACCTCGCAGACCGGTTCGAGAGCCCAAGAGCGCTCCGGGGGCTCTCCGCCGTCTCGGGGATCATTGTCTCGCTGGTCTACCTGGTAGGGCAGTACACCGCCATCAGTATCGTGCTCGTCTGGCTCTTCGGTATCCCGCACTGGGAGGCCCTGCTCATCTCCGGGGTTATCATCACCGCCTACACGGTTGTCGGGGGGCTCTACGCCGTATCCTGGACGACCCTGATCCAGGGGGGCATCCTGATCCTCGGTGTCTTTTTGATGGCACCGTTCGTCATCGTCAGCGCCGGCGGGCTCTCCCACATCAATACCGTGCTTGCCGGGGTCGACCCGAACTTCGTCGAACCCTGGTTCCCGAGCCCGGCCTACGCACCATACGCCTTTGCGACGCCCGAATTCCTCGTCTCGTTCGGGATCCTCCTGATGGTCGGGCTTGCCTGCGCACCGCACGTCATCAACAACGTGCTGGCGGCAAAGGAGGCCCGCTACTTTAAGTGGGCGCCGCTGGTTGCGTTCGGCATCTACGGGGTCGTTATGTTCCTGGTGAAGTTCACCGGGTTTGCCGTGCGGTCGCTCGTTGAGGAGGGGACGATCGTGCTCCCTGCTACCGTGAACGCCCAGGACTTTGCTTTCATATCGGGTGTCGAGTACGCCATGCCGAACGTGGCGTTATGGGCGCTTTTCGCGGTGATCGTCCTTGCAGCGGTGATGTCCACGACCGACCGGCTCATGCTCACCGTCGGGACCATGTTCGCGTGGGATATCTACAAAAACATCCTCCGGCCTTCGGCGCCCGACAAGGAGGTGCTCCTCGTCTCGAAGGTCGCGGTCGTCGTTGCCGCCGGGAGCACGCTCTGGCTTGCCATCAACCCGCCCCCGATGCTTGCCTGGCTGATCTGGATGGGCATCGGGGTCATGCTCGCGACGTTTGCGGTCCCGCTGCTCGCCGGACTCTACTGGCGTGGGGCCACCAGGGAAGGAGCGATCGCGAGCATGGGGCTTGGGCTCGTCGCGGCCACGGTCTTCGGCTACTGGCACCAGTTTGTGGCGCCGCTCCCGGTGCACTTCAGCCTCTATGCGCTCGTGATCTCGGCCCTCACCATGGTCGTTGTCAGTCTCGTGACCGCGTCGAACTCCCGGGACGCACTCGACAACACCCAGACCGGCTGGTTCATCCAGTCCCCGTAA
- a CDS encoding RecQ family ATP-dependent DNA helicase produces MDRLHLILQRYFGHTAFRPYQQEIIQDLREGRDVLAVLATGGGKSLCYQVPALIGNGVTLVISPLIALMKDQVDDLQARGISAEALNSSCSYVATRRILSELEENVVQILYVSPEKAVSDDFLALIASLPITLIAVDEAHCISMWGHQFRPEYRSLQVLKERFPQVPMVALTATATPDVRDDIARQLNLNNPSVYVGSFNRENLRYLVVQKEEDVYERLRGYLQGRRTDAGIIYTATRDGAETLAARLQADGIPALPYHAGMTAAARERTHDRFMTGKVPVICATSAFGMGIDKPDVRFVVHYDMPKTLEAYYQESGRAGRDGGESDCILFYHDDDAKRLRSFIDRDLPSEFQREVARSKLQKMVDYCSIAAGCRRRQILEYFGERFETLPCSGCDACTPSRGPEHRKSGAVRPASG; encoded by the coding sequence ATGGATCGCCTGCATCTCATCCTGCAACGCTACTTTGGGCATACGGCGTTTAGACCTTACCAGCAGGAGATCATCCAGGACCTCCGGGAGGGGCGCGACGTCCTCGCGGTACTTGCGACAGGAGGGGGCAAGTCGCTCTGTTACCAGGTCCCCGCGCTCATCGGCAATGGTGTGACGCTCGTGATATCGCCTCTCATCGCCCTGATGAAAGACCAGGTTGACGACCTGCAGGCCCGCGGGATCTCTGCAGAAGCGCTGAACTCCTCCTGCTCCTACGTTGCGACGCGGCGGATCCTCTCGGAACTTGAAGAGAATGTCGTCCAGATCCTCTACGTCTCGCCTGAGAAGGCGGTCAGCGACGACTTCCTCGCCCTCATCGCATCCCTCCCCATAACGCTCATCGCTGTCGACGAAGCGCACTGCATATCGATGTGGGGGCACCAGTTCCGCCCCGAGTACCGGTCGCTCCAGGTCCTGAAAGAGCGGTTCCCGCAGGTGCCGATGGTCGCCCTGACTGCGACCGCGACGCCGGACGTCCGTGACGATATCGCGCGGCAGCTCAACCTCAACAACCCCTCGGTCTATGTCGGGAGTTTCAACCGGGAGAACCTCAGGTATCTCGTCGTCCAGAAAGAAGAGGACGTATACGAGCGCCTCCGTGGCTACCTGCAGGGCCGGAGAACGGATGCAGGGATCATCTACACCGCAACGAGGGATGGGGCCGAGACCCTTGCGGCCCGGCTCCAGGCCGATGGTATCCCGGCCCTCCCCTACCATGCCGGGATGACGGCGGCGGCCCGGGAGCGGACACACGACCGATTCATGACCGGGAAGGTTCCGGTCATCTGTGCGACAAGCGCGTTCGGTATGGGGATCGATAAGCCGGATGTCAGGTTCGTCGTCCACTACGATATGCCAAAGACGCTTGAGGCCTACTACCAGGAGAGCGGCCGGGCGGGGAGAGACGGAGGCGAGAGCGACTGCATCCTCTTCTACCACGACGATGACGCAAAACGCCTGAGGTCCTTCATCGACCGCGACCTCCCCTCTGAGTTCCAGCGGGAGGTTGCACGCTCAAAACTGCAGAAGATGGTGGACTACTGCAGCATCGCGGCAGGGTGCCGGAGACGGCAGATCCTCGAGTACTTTGGGGAGCGGTTTGAGACTCTTCCCTGCAGCGGTTGTGATGCCTGTACCCCGTCCCGCGGACCTGAGCACCGGAAGTCTGGTGCTGTCCGTCCCGCATCCGGCTGA
- a CDS encoding PspC domain-containing protein encodes MKKLYRSTVDRWIAGICGGIGEYFEIDPNIIRVVWVVITAITGFIPGIVAYILLWIILPQHGEVRPVEASPGT; translated from the coding sequence ATGAAGAAGTTATACCGTTCAACGGTTGACCGGTGGATCGCTGGGATATGTGGCGGCATCGGAGAATACTTTGAGATCGACCCGAATATCATCAGGGTGGTCTGGGTTGTCATCACCGCGATCACGGGGTTCATCCCTGGTATCGTCGCCTATATCCTGCTCTGGATCATCCTGCCGCAGCACGGGGAGGTGCGCCCCGTTGAGGCATCCCCGGGGACGTAA
- a CDS encoding N-formylglutamate amidohydrolase, protein MSGRYPFLFSIPHGGVSVPPEVRGLVNLSRKEIVFNSDPHTRLLYGFDDAVEALVDFEVSRIFVDTNRAPYEYPPRAQDGVIKVITQDGTPVYRKGLAPGRDLIGTLLQKYYFPFHNRLADVIDTRHVEVAFDCHSMLPKAPPVRMDAGRPRPLFCLSNRGDRFGKPLRKGGLVTCPPEWLSALARSFQAEFDGEGRVAMNDPFRGGFITVAHHQRTRTPWIQIEINRDLYETEEYIDTGSHKVDEARIAELRGRILSAVAGFWEEVSG, encoded by the coding sequence TTGAGCGGCCGCTACCCGTTCCTCTTCTCCATCCCCCACGGCGGCGTCTCAGTTCCGCCTGAGGTCCGCGGTCTCGTCAACCTCTCGCGAAAGGAGATAGTCTTCAACAGCGACCCCCATACCCGCCTCCTCTACGGGTTCGATGATGCAGTGGAGGCCCTAGTTGATTTTGAGGTCTCCCGGATCTTTGTCGACACCAACCGGGCGCCCTATGAGTATCCGCCGCGGGCCCAGGATGGCGTGATCAAGGTCATCACGCAGGACGGGACCCCGGTATACCGGAAGGGTCTCGCGCCAGGGAGGGATTTGATAGGAACCCTCCTGCAGAAATACTACTTCCCGTTCCATAACCGGCTGGCCGATGTTATCGATACCCGTCACGTCGAGGTTGCTTTTGACTGTCACAGCATGCTGCCAAAGGCCCCACCGGTCAGGATGGATGCCGGACGTCCGCGTCCACTCTTCTGCCTGAGCAACAGGGGCGATCGATTCGGGAAGCCTCTCCGGAAGGGGGGTCTTGTGACCTGCCCGCCGGAGTGGCTTTCTGCCCTCGCCCGGTCGTTCCAGGCAGAGTTCGACGGGGAGGGGCGGGTTGCGATGAACGATCCCTTCAGGGGCGGGTTCATAACGGTTGCGCACCACCAGCGGACACGGACCCCCTGGATTCAGATCGAGATCAACCGCGACCTCTACGAGACTGAGGAGTATATCGACACCGGATCCCACAAGGTCGACGAGGCGCGGATTGCCGAACTCCGGGGGAGGATCCTCTCAGCAGTCGCCGGGTTCTGGGAGGAGGTCTCCGGGTGA
- a CDS encoding sodium-dependent transporter, which translates to MTGNTGREQWSSTLGFILASIGSAVGIGNVWRFPYIVGANGGGAFLIPYLISVLLFGLPLMVLEFAIGRNTGTSVVTAFRSIQGRFSFAGLAVVAIASLVLSYYLVITSWVLAYALFFALNRPVDFGAFTSSYLPLIFFLLSGIAVFLTVRSGVREGIEKVSRVLIPVLVVILLFLVVFALTQAGAMDGIGFYLSPDYSRLADPTVWTAAFGQAFFSLSVGMGVMLTYGSYLEGGDLFRNASVIAVADMLIAILAGLVIFPLVFTAGLDPAAGVNLTFITLPAVFTGMRFGMVLGALFFAMLFTAALTSAVSMLEVPVAAMMDSRGYSRKRATLLVFGVIMLLGLPSALSYTALELELLGTPLLDLNDYLFGTIGLIVAGLIISIVGGWYMDRTRVCTEIGGCGWQQKIYMALIRYCVPAILLITLIASLLQAAG; encoded by the coding sequence ATGACAGGAAACACAGGAAGAGAGCAATGGTCATCAACTCTGGGTTTCATCCTTGCAAGCATCGGGTCGGCAGTAGGAATCGGGAATGTCTGGCGCTTTCCCTACATCGTGGGTGCCAACGGCGGCGGCGCGTTCCTGATCCCGTACCTGATCTCAGTCCTCCTCTTCGGCCTCCCCCTGATGGTGCTGGAGTTCGCCATCGGGCGCAACACCGGGACATCGGTGGTCACCGCCTTCCGGTCCATACAAGGACGGTTCTCCTTTGCGGGCCTGGCCGTCGTCGCCATCGCGAGCCTTGTACTCAGTTACTACCTCGTGATCACAAGCTGGGTGCTTGCCTACGCCCTCTTCTTTGCCCTCAACCGGCCGGTCGACTTTGGTGCGTTCACAAGCTCCTATCTCCCGCTCATCTTCTTCCTCCTCTCCGGGATAGCCGTCTTTCTGACAGTGCGCTCCGGGGTCAGGGAGGGAATCGAGAAAGTTTCCCGGGTTCTCATCCCGGTCCTCGTCGTGATCCTCCTCTTCCTCGTGGTCTTTGCGCTCACCCAGGCAGGGGCCATGGACGGAATCGGGTTCTACCTCTCCCCTGACTACTCAAGGCTTGCCGACCCGACCGTCTGGACCGCGGCGTTCGGGCAGGCCTTCTTCTCGCTCTCGGTGGGTATGGGCGTTATGCTCACCTACGGGAGTTACCTTGAGGGAGGAGACCTCTTCCGGAACGCCTCCGTTATCGCCGTCGCTGATATGCTGATCGCGATCCTTGCCGGACTCGTGATCTTCCCCCTGGTCTTCACCGCAGGCCTCGACCCTGCAGCCGGGGTGAACCTCACGTTCATCACCCTGCCCGCAGTCTTTACCGGGATGCGGTTTGGTATGGTCCTCGGGGCGCTCTTCTTCGCGATGCTCTTTACCGCGGCACTCACCTCTGCGGTATCCATGCTCGAGGTTCCCGTGGCGGCCATGATGGACTCACGCGGTTACTCCCGGAAGCGTGCGACGCTCCTCGTCTTCGGCGTAATCATGCTCCTCGGGCTCCCGTCAGCCCTCAGTTACACGGCCCTGGAACTCGAGCTCCTCGGGACTCCGCTCCTCGACCTGAACGATTATCTCTTCGGGACAATCGGTCTTATCGTCGCAGGACTGATCATAAGCATCGTCGGGGGATGGTATATGGACCGTACCCGGGTCTGTACGGAGATCGGAGGGTGTGGGTGGCAGCAGAAGATCTATATGGCGCTCATCCGCTACTGCGTTCCGGCGATCCTTTTGATCACGCTGATCGCAAGTCTTCTCCAGGCTGCGGGGTGA
- the ilvN gene encoding acetolactate synthase small subunit has protein sequence MKSHTLSVLVENRAGVLSRVAGMFSRRGFNIESLAVGTCEEPDMSRITIVVKGDGSVVEQVMKQTNKLIDVIKVSDLTERESVERELALIKVAAEPGTSRAEILQIADIFRAQVVDVGAKTLVLQVAGDTEKIDALEKLLRQYGIKELVRTGKIAILRGAKTVKSSK, from the coding sequence ATGAAGTCGCACACGTTAAGCGTCCTCGTGGAGAACCGGGCAGGTGTTTTGAGCCGGGTCGCAGGCATGTTCTCGCGCCGGGGGTTCAACATCGAGAGCCTCGCCGTCGGGACCTGCGAAGAGCCTGATATGAGCAGGATCACGATCGTGGTGAAGGGCGACGGTTCTGTGGTCGAGCAGGTGATGAAGCAGACCAACAAGCTCATCGACGTCATCAAGGTCTCCGACCTGACCGAGCGGGAGAGTGTGGAGCGGGAGCTTGCCCTCATCAAGGTGGCTGCCGAACCAGGCACCTCCCGCGCCGAGATCCTCCAGATCGCCGATATCTTCCGGGCTCAGGTCGTGGATGTCGGTGCAAAGACGCTGGTGCTCCAGGTGGCCGGGGATACGGAGAAGATCGACGCGCTCGAGAAACTCCTGCGCCAGTATGGTATCAAGGAACTCGTCCGCACCGGAAAGATTGCCATCCTCCGGGGCGCAAAGACTGTAAAGAGTTCCAAATAA
- a CDS encoding DUF2179 domain-containing protein gives MDFLSAGALTPVLIPLLVFGARVIDVSLETLRIILLARGGRLIVPVIAFIEILFWVVSLGLVVNDFANPVYLISYAAGFATGNYAGILLEEKLAMGVCVLRVITSREDRSLIDAVRATGYGVTVVAAEGLHGPCTIFYSVVRRCDLLRVTGMVEEMSPSAFCTIEDVRSTTHGTFPRSDGKPWSGLHHRTVRIGK, from the coding sequence ATGGACTTCCTCTCTGCCGGCGCTCTCACCCCGGTCCTCATACCACTCCTTGTCTTCGGGGCGCGGGTGATCGATGTCAGCCTCGAGACGCTCAGGATCATACTTCTCGCCCGGGGCGGCCGTCTCATTGTTCCGGTTATAGCTTTTATCGAGATCCTCTTCTGGGTCGTCTCGCTCGGCCTCGTCGTCAATGATTTCGCGAATCCAGTCTACCTCATCTCGTACGCGGCCGGATTTGCTACCGGGAACTATGCCGGCATCCTCCTCGAGGAGAAGCTCGCCATGGGGGTCTGCGTCCTCCGGGTGATCACCTCACGCGAGGACCGCTCTCTCATCGACGCCGTCAGGGCCACCGGGTATGGCGTCACGGTCGTTGCCGCCGAGGGGCTTCACGGACCGTGCACCATCTTTTACTCAGTGGTGAGACGCTGCGACCTCCTGCGGGTTACTGGAATGGTCGAGGAGATGAGCCCCTCTGCATTCTGCACTATCGAGGACGTCCGGTCAACCACCCACGGAACCTTCCCCAGGTCAGACGGGAAGCCGTGGTCCGGCCTCCACCACCGGACGGTGCGGATCGGGAAGTGA
- the ilvB gene encoding biosynthetic-type acetolactate synthase large subunit, whose amino-acid sequence MKTGARTLIEALQREGVDTIFGYPGGSVLPIYDELYDSSIRHILVRHEQAAAHAADGYARASGRVGVCLATSGPGACNLVTGIATAYMDSVPVVALTGQVPTGMLGNDAFQESDITGITMPVTKHNYLVKDASDLDRTVQEAFYIARTGRPGPVLVDLPKDVTTSHVKGGGTAPGKVSLRGYQPTYEGHVRQIDKALDLIARAERPLVYAGGGVVHSGASAELLEFAEATAIPVTTTLMGLGAVPGDHPLCLGMLGMHGTQTANYAVTECDLLLAIGVRFDDRVTGKIETFAPNAAIIHIDIDPAEIGKNKSVDVPIVGDVKAVLQALLRRMQKRGDTANWMARLNAWKAQYPLRYRDDNRLRPQYIIRELSDLLKGEGIIASEVGQNQMWAALYYCFRKPRTWLTSGGLGTMGYGFPAAIGAHFARPDLPVVDIAGDGSFQMNIQELGTVAHYQIPVKVVILNNMYLGMVRQWQELFYDRRYAYTELPPVDFVKIANAYGVEGIRVEEKEDVREALETALATDGPFVLDFRIEREENVFPMVPAGAAINEMIGVHQE is encoded by the coding sequence ACATGCAGCCGATGGCTACGCACGGGCCAGCGGCCGGGTAGGGGTATGTCTTGCCACCTCAGGTCCCGGTGCGTGTAACCTGGTAACCGGGATCGCGACGGCCTACATGGACTCTGTCCCTGTCGTAGCGCTCACCGGCCAGGTACCGACCGGCATGCTCGGGAACGACGCGTTCCAGGAATCGGACATCACCGGCATCACGATGCCGGTCACCAAGCACAACTACCTGGTGAAGGATGCCAGTGATCTCGACCGTACGGTGCAGGAGGCGTTCTACATAGCGCGAACCGGCCGCCCCGGCCCGGTGTTGGTCGACCTCCCAAAAGACGTCACCACAAGCCATGTGAAGGGCGGGGGAACTGCTCCCGGGAAGGTCTCTCTCAGGGGCTACCAGCCCACCTACGAGGGGCACGTCCGCCAGATCGATAAGGCGCTCGACCTGATTGCCCGTGCTGAACGTCCCCTGGTCTACGCCGGCGGTGGAGTGGTCCACTCAGGGGCGTCGGCAGAACTCCTGGAGTTTGCTGAGGCCACCGCCATCCCGGTGACGACAACCCTGATGGGGCTTGGCGCAGTCCCCGGCGACCACCCGCTCTGCCTCGGTATGCTCGGGATGCACGGCACCCAGACTGCGAATTACGCGGTCACCGAGTGCGACCTCCTTCTTGCCATAGGTGTCAGGTTCGACGACCGGGTGACGGGGAAGATCGAGACCTTTGCGCCGAATGCCGCGATCATCCACATCGATATCGACCCTGCCGAGATCGGGAAGAACAAGTCGGTCGACGTCCCGATCGTGGGCGACGTAAAGGCAGTGCTCCAGGCGCTCCTCCGGCGGATGCAGAAACGCGGGGATACGGCGAACTGGATGGCGAGGCTCAATGCCTGGAAGGCACAGTACCCCCTCCGCTACCGCGACGACAACCGGCTCCGCCCGCAGTACATCATCCGGGAACTCTCCGACCTCCTGAAGGGCGAGGGGATCATCGCAAGCGAGGTCGGTCAGAACCAGATGTGGGCCGCGCTCTACTACTGTTTCAGGAAACCCCGGACCTGGCTCACCTCGGGCGGCCTCGGGACGATGGGCTACGGGTTCCCGGCAGCCATCGGCGCCCACTTCGCCCGGCCGGACCTCCCGGTCGTCGACATCGCCGGTGACGGGAGTTTCCAGATGAACATCCAGGAACTTGGGACGGTGGCGCACTACCAGATCCCGGTTAAGGTCGTGATCTTAAACAACATGTACCTCGGCATGGTGCGCCAATGGCAGGAACTCTTCTACGACCGGCGCTACGCCTACACCGAGCTCCCACCGGTGGACTTTGTGAAGATCGCCAATGCTTACGGGGTCGAGGGAATCAGGGTCGAGGAGAAGGAGGATGTCCGGGAGGCACTCGAGACGGCACTTGCCACCGACGGGCCGTTCGTCCTGGATTTCAGGATCGAGCGCGAGGAGAATGTCTTCCCCATGGTCCCGGCCGGTGCCGCGATCAACGAGATGATCGGGGTGCACCAGGAATGA